TGCTGCGATCGGGTCCGGGGGCGCGGTTGCTGACTGGACTACGCGGCGCAGAACCGGCCGACAAAGATGCCCTGGCAGACCTGATTTCACGCATATCTGTTTTCTTTGCCGAGAACGCCGATCTGATCTCGGAAATTGAAATCAACCCTGTGATGGTTCGGGCCGACGGGAAGGGATTGGTCGCCGCCGATGCCTTGATCGTTTTGTCATCAAAGGCGGACGGACAGGAGAAATCAACGTGATACGTCACCCTTTTGGAGAGTTGTCACTTGGCCAGACCGGCATTTCGAGCGGTCGGACGATGACCGAAACCGATGTCGTCAATTTCTGCATGTTGACCGGGAACTGGCTGGAACTTCACTCCAACGTCGAGCACGCCAAATCGTCTCTGTATGGCCAGCGCCTCGTGCAGGGCAGCCTCGTGTTCTCGATCGTCAATGCGATGATCCCCTTCGACAGTTCCGTGCTGGCCGCTTTCTATGGCTGTGACAAGCTACGCTTTTTGCGGCCCACTTTTATCAACGACACCCTTTGGGCCCGCACCGAAATCATCGACCTGAAGGACCATGACGAAAGGCACGGCGTCGTGACCAGCAAACTGGAAGGCATCAACCAGCGGGACGAAACGGTCCTGCGCTGCGAGTTCAGCCTGCTGATCCGCAAGTCGCGTCTGGATCGCCCCGGAGAACCGGCCAAAATCCGTGCGGCGCACGACAAGACACAAGGACAGAGCGCATGAACTTTCTGACACCCGAGCAAGAGATGTGGCGCGCCACCGTCGAGCGTTTCGTCGACGAAGAGATCGGCCGCGATTATATCCGCAATTGCGACCGCGAGCGCAAATACCCCTACGAAGCCTATGAAAAAGTGGCCAAGCAGGGCTGGCTCGGCATCCTGTTTTCAGAAGAGAGCGGCGGTCTTGGCGGTGACATCATGGATTATGCCCTGATGTGCGAAGGGTTGGCCAAATACGGCTTTGACTTCTCGACCGGGTTGATGGTGGCGACGTTCACCGCGATGAATGTCGAGAAATTCGGCACGCCCGAGCAAAAAGAGCGGTACATCCAGCCCTTCCTCAATGGCGACATCCGCTTTTCGATCTCGATTTCCGAACCGGGCGCGGGGTCGGATGCGGCATCGACAAAGACCCGCGCGCGGCGCGACGGCAACGGCTGGGTCGTCAACGGGCAGAAACTGTGGTGCTCGGGCGCTGCGGCCGATAACGCAATCCTTGCAATGCTGACCCGGACCGACCCCGACGCGCCCAAACACAAGGGGCTGTCGGTTTTCCTGATCCCCAATGACACCGAAGGTCTGGACATCCGCAAGCTGCCGACCATGGCGCGCCGCGCAACCGGCACCACCGAGATTTTCGTGGACGACGTGAAACTGCCGGCCGATGCGCTGCTGGGCACGGAAAACGATGGCTGGAAGATCATCACCGACCATCTGGAACTGGAACGCGTGGC
Above is a window of Paracoccus sp. SCSIO 75233 DNA encoding:
- a CDS encoding MaoC/PaaZ C-terminal domain-containing protein — its product is MTETDVVNFCMLTGNWLELHSNVEHAKSSLYGQRLVQGSLVFSIVNAMIPFDSSVLAAFYGCDKLRFLRPTFINDTLWARTEIIDLKDHDERHGVVTSKLEGINQRDETVLRCEFSLLIRKSRLDRPGEPAKIRAAHDKTQGQSA
- a CDS encoding acyl-CoA dehydrogenase family protein, translated to MNFLTPEQEMWRATVERFVDEEIGRDYIRNCDRERKYPYEAYEKVAKQGWLGILFSEESGGLGGDIMDYALMCEGLAKYGFDFSTGLMVATFTAMNVEKFGTPEQKERYIQPFLNGDIRFSISISEPGAGSDAASTKTRARRDGNGWVVNGQKLWCSGAAADNAILAMLTRTDPDAPKHKGLSVFLIPNDTEGLDIRKLPTMARRATGTTEIFVDDVKLPADALLGTENDGWKIITDHLELERVAVAAAYVGNAQTAVDDALRYAHERIQFDKPIFDFQVIRHMLADMQTQVDAARLLVYRAASLAAAKTPCTREVSMAKLYASETLQTVTRNGMQILGGHSMLPEADMERYFREGMQSTIGGGTSQIQRTLIAKTMRPG